In Methyloceanibacter stevinii, the genomic stretch ATGCGGTTCAGGAAGCGCGGAAGATTTTTCAGCGTATGAACAGCTATGCGATCTACCGCATCGCGGAGACGATCCGCGTGCTGCTGTTCATGACGCTCTCGATCATCGTCTCAATTTTTATCCGGGTCACCGCGATCATGATCGTGCTGCTGGCGCTGCTGAACGACGGCGCGATCCTCTCGATCGCCTACGACAACGTGAAACCGTCGCCGAAGCCCGAAGCGTGGAACATGCGGCGCGTGCTGGGCGTCTCGACCCTGCTTGGGCTCGCCGGCGTCGCTGCGTCCTTCGGCATGTTCTATATCGGCGAAGAGGTCTTGAAGCTGGACCGCGAAGTAGTTCAGACGCTGATGTATCTGAAGCTCTCGGTGGCGGGGCACCTGAACATCTTCGTCACGCGCACGCGCGGACCGTTCTGGTCGATCGCCCCGGCGAAGATCCTCTTGATCGCCGTGTTCGGCACCCAGGCCTTGGCGACGATCATCGCGGTATCGGGACTGTTGATGCCGGCCATCAGCTGGGAACTCGCCGCGATCGTCTGGGGCTATGCGCTCGTCTGGTTCCTGTTCAACGACCAGGTGAAGCTGCTCGCCTACCGCATCTTCGATCCCGCGGCCAAGCCCGTGATCGATCAGCGCAAGACAGCCGCACCCGCCGCCGCGTAGGACAGGCGCACGTCTCACCTAGGCGTGCTACTCGCGTTTGGCTTCGACGATGGTCATGAGCGCGGCCATTGGCGGGCGGCCTGAGTCGGCCGCAATCTCCGACACGCTGAGATCTGTCGACAGAACGACGAAGCCCTTTTGTTCGAGGATGTCGGCAACGCTGTCTGCGGGCAGTTCCAGGACGCGCGCAAGATCCTCGAGTTTCGCCTTCTCCAGAGATTGGAACAGAACGGGCATCGGATTCTCGCGCCCGGAGAGCGCCGCGGGCACGACAAAGGCCGCAGCGACGACCGCCGCGACGGCGACCGGGGCGATGATCGTGCCGCGCCGGAAATACGTCTTCATGCCACCCCAATTCCGGACGATATGCAGGCCGATGGCGACAATGAAGATCACCGCGAGCCATTCGTGCAACTCTTTCACGAGGTCCTCGCCGATACCAAAAAACATGGCGAGGCCGGAGCCCGCCACGACAAGGAACAGAGCCGCGGAGATCGCGGTGATGTAGTTCTTCAACGTATCGCTCATCTCGTCTTTCTCGTTCTTTCGTGCATTCGCTTCTCGGCGCCGTCCGCCAAGGCCCGGCGCGTCCGCTGCCACGCAGGCGAGAGGACCGGCCAAAGGACGCCGATCGTCAGCGCGGCGGCGAAGAGGCGGAGGGCCGCAATTGTGAACTCGATCTGCATCGGCAACCCCGGAGGTTGGGTGATCCCTGCATGTCGCGATATTGACAATAAGTGCCGAACTTTGCCGGGTTGGGGCTGGGGCGTTTCGGAACGTTTCCCGCGCCGGAAATTTGTTTCGAAACGTTGCTGGGGTGCAAGTTGCTTGGTTTCGTTACAAAATTATCCGGCAACGCGCGCTGCAAGACGCTAATTTGACACTCGTCACGCGGGCGCACGGTGCACTCGCTTAAGGCCGTGACCCGAAGGAAGTTCATGAACGAAGTCGTGCCCCCTGAGAAGATCAAGCCGGAGGACACACCGGAAGACACAAGGGCCGAGCTCGAGTCCGTCTTGGGCCTAGGCAAACCGGCATCGCGCCTTCGCCGGTTTCGTCCTGTCATCATTCTCGGCCTTGTCGCGGCCGCCGCACTGCTCGCCTACACGCTCATCGGGGGCGGCGGGTCGACGAACGGCGTCAACTACGTGACGGAGCCCGTAACGCGCGGCGACCTCACCGTGACCGTTACGGCCACCGGCACGGTTCAGCCGACCAATGACGTCGAGATCTCGAGCGAGCTGTCCGGCATCGTCCGCACCGTCCTCGTTGACTACAACAGTGCCGTGACCGAGGGCCAGGTCCTCGCCGAACTCGACACGCAAAAGCTCAAATCCGCCGTCGACAGTTCCAGCGCCAGGCTGCAGGCCGCCAAGGCCAAGGTAAGCGAAGCGCAAGCCAGCGTGGCGGAGACGCGTCTGGAGTTCGCCCGCAAGGGCAAGCTGGCCAAGACCCGTGCG encodes the following:
- a CDS encoding DUF4405 domain-containing protein produces the protein MSDTLKNYITAISAALFLVVAGSGLAMFFGIGEDLVKELHEWLAVIFIVAIGLHIVRNWGGMKTYFRRGTIIAPVAVAAVVAAAFVVPAALSGRENPMPVLFQSLEKAKLEDLARVLELPADSVADILEQKGFVVLSTDLSVSEIAADSGRPPMAALMTIVEAKRE